Genomic DNA from Betaproteobacteria bacterium:
CATGGGCGTGCGCGAGCAGATCATCTTCCCCGAGATCGAATACGACAAGATCGACGCGATCCGGGGCATGAACATCACGATCACGACCACGGCAAGAAACGACGAAGAGGCGCGCGCGCTGCTGGCGGCGTTCCGCTTCCCATTCCGAAACTGAGAAGGCAACGAGCGGGAACCCACAAATGGCGAAACTCTCCCTCATCAATCGCGAACAGAAGCGCCGCGCCACGGTGAAGAAGTATTCGGCCAGGCGCGCCACGCTGTTCGCCATCCTGGAGGATGTGCGGGCGACCGACGACGCGAAGCAGCAGGCGCGCGAGAAGCTGCAGCAGCTGCCGCGCAATGCGAGCCCGGTGCGGCTGCGCAACCGCTGCACGCTCACAGGCCGGCCGCGCGGCAATTTCCGCAAGTTCGGGCTGTCGCGCAACAAGTTGCGCGAGATCGCAATGCGCGGCGAGATTCCTGGCGTGATCAAGGCGAGCTGGTAGGAGACGGCGATGAGCATGAGTGATCCGATCGCCGACATGCTGACGCGCATCCGCAATGCGCAGATGTCGGAGAAGCCGTCCACCGCCATGGCATCGTCCAAGGTCAAGGTGGCCATCGCGAAGGTACTGAAGGACGAGGGCTACATCGAGGACTTCAACGTGGTCGACGCCGACGGCAAGCCACGCCTGGAGATCGGGCTCAAGTACTACGCGGGCCAGCCGGTGATCGAGAAGATCGAGCGCGTGAGCAAGCCGGGGCTACGCGTATATCGGCCGAGCAAGTCGGTTCCGCGCGTGATGAACGGGCTCGGTATCGCCATCGTGTCGACGTCCAAGGGCGTCATGACCGATCGCAAGGCGCGCGGCATGGGAATCGGCGGCGAAGTCTTGTGCGTCGTGGCCTGACAGGGGAGAGCGCGACATGTCGAGCAGAGTAGCGCGCATACCGGTGGTGATTCCCGCCGGGGTCGATGCCACCGTCGCCGAGGGCCGCATCTCCGTGAAGGGGCCCCTGGGAACGCTGTCGCAGGCGATGTCTGCGGACGTGAAGGTGTCGAAGGTCGACAATCACCTGGAGTTCGAAGCCGTGGGCGAGAGCATCCAGGCGAAGGCGATGTCGGGCACTTTGCGCGCGCTGGCGGCCAACATGGTGCAAGGGGTCTCGAAAGGATTCGAGCGGCGCCTGAACCTGGTCGGCGTGGGCTACCGGGCGCAAGCGCAGGGCGACAAGCTCAACCTCACGCTGGGCTTCTCGCATCCGGTCGTGCACGCCATGCCCCAGGGGGTGAAGGTGGAAACGCCGACCCAGACCGAGATCGTGATCAAGGGCATCGACAAGCAGCGGGTCGGCGAAGTCGCCGCCCAGGTAAGAGCATACCGGCCCCCCGAGCCGTACAAGGGCAAGGGCGTGCGGTATTCGGATGAAGTGATCGTGCTGAAGGAGACCAAGAAGAAGTAGGCGCTCCTGCCGAGGCCCTTCGGCACGGCCAAGCGCCGCCTGCCGACGGTCCGATGGACGCCGACTGGTTCTTCGGAACAACGCCATGCATGACAAGAACAGTGCCAGGACTCGCCGCGCACAGCGGACCCGCCGCCGGATCAGCGGATTGAACACGGCGCGCCTCACGGTGCATCGCTCCAATTGCCACATCTACGCGCAGGTGATCGACGCGGCCGGGGTCAAGGTGCTCGCATCCGCCTCCACCGTGGAGCGCGAAGTGCGCGCGGCCCAGGCCAAGGGCGGCAGCGTCCAGGCGGCGGCCGAGGTGGGCAAGCGGATCGCGGAGAAGGCGAAGCAGCTCGGCATCGAGTCGATCGCGTTCGACCGTGCCGGCTACAAGTATCACGGGCGGGTCAAGGCACTGGCCGAGGCTGCGCGCGAGAGCGGACTGAAGTTCTAAACGGAATCGACAATGGCCAAGATGCAATCCAGGATGCGCATGCAGGGTGGCGAGGAACGCACCGACGGGCTGCGCGAGAAGATGGTCGCGATCAATCGCGTCACCAAGGTGGTCAAGGGCGGCCGGGTGCTCGGTTTCGCGGCGCTGACCGTGGTCGGCGACGGCGACGGCGGCATCGGCATGGGCAAGGGCAAGGCGCGCGAAGTGCCGGTCGCGGTGCAGAAGGCGATGGACGAGGCGCGCCGCAAGCTGGTCAAGATCCCG
This window encodes:
- the rpsN gene encoding 30S ribosomal protein S14; the encoded protein is MAKLSLINREQKRRATVKKYSARRATLFAILEDVRATDDAKQQAREKLQQLPRNASPVRLRNRCTLTGRPRGNFRKFGLSRNKLREIAMRGEIPGVIKASW
- the rpsH gene encoding 30S ribosomal protein S8; protein product: MSMSDPIADMLTRIRNAQMSEKPSTAMASSKVKVAIAKVLKDEGYIEDFNVVDADGKPRLEIGLKYYAGQPVIEKIERVSKPGLRVYRPSKSVPRVMNGLGIAIVSTSKGVMTDRKARGMGIGGEVLCVVA
- the rplF gene encoding 50S ribosomal protein L6; this encodes MSSRVARIPVVIPAGVDATVAEGRISVKGPLGTLSQAMSADVKVSKVDNHLEFEAVGESIQAKAMSGTLRALAANMVQGVSKGFERRLNLVGVGYRAQAQGDKLNLTLGFSHPVVHAMPQGVKVETPTQTEIVIKGIDKQRVGEVAAQVRAYRPPEPYKGKGVRYSDEVIVLKETKKK
- the rplR gene encoding 50S ribosomal protein L18, coding for MHDKNSARTRRAQRTRRRISGLNTARLTVHRSNCHIYAQVIDAAGVKVLASASTVEREVRAAQAKGGSVQAAAEVGKRIAEKAKQLGIESIAFDRAGYKYHGRVKALAEAARESGLKF